One Solanum pennellii chromosome 10, SPENNV200 genomic region harbors:
- the LOC107001970 gene encoding anthocyanidin 3-O-glucoside 2''-O-glucosyltransferase-like, with protein sequence MEDKKLTFIMYPWYAMGHLTSFLHLSNKLAHRGHKVFFVHPTNTLPKLEKFNRYPELINFKSVTVPHVDGLPLGAETTSDVPIFNQNLLCQALDLTLPKIESLIQEIKPHFIFYDFAYWVPSVARKYGVKSVHYCSITPSSVGYLMRGENPTSESEMMKPPPGFPVDSSIMLHKHEARLIVALHSMGKNSGSGSGSGSGSVSFTQRMLLAFQDGDAIAFKTTREIEGPYCEFVEHKFKKPVVLAGPVLPEPVETTNTEDNWSKWLEKFQEKTVILCAFGSECKLKRDQFQELVLGLELTGYPFFAALKPPIEADTIEEALPEGFKERTQGKGIVHSGWAEQQLMLSHPSVGCFVTHCGGNSLSEAMINECQLVLVPNFGDQFINSRLFGGDLKAGVEVERNEENGSFTKEGVCKAIKMVMNDESEEGRKIRANRAKWREFLLSKGLEDSYIDGLVQKLQCLL encoded by the coding sequence ATGGAGGACAAGAAATTGACTTTTATTATGTATCCATGGTATGCTATGGGTCATCTTACTTCATTTCTTCATCTATCCAACAAACTTGCACATAGAGGCCACAAAGTTTTCTTTGTCCATCCTACAAACACACTTCccaaattagaaaaatttaatcGTTATCCCGAACTCATAAACTTCAAATCCGTCACAGTTCCACATGTTGATGGACTCCCACTTGGAGCTGAAACAACTTCAGATGTTCCTATTTTCAATCAGAATCTTCTTTGTCAAGCATTGGATCTCACATTAccaaagattgaatctttaatTCAAGAAATCAAACCCCATTTCATTTTCTATGATTTTGCTTACTGGGTTCCATCTGTTGCTCGAAAATACGGAGTTAAGTCTGTGCATTACTGTTCTATTACTCCATCATCTGTTGGTTATCTTATGCGTGGCGAAAATCCAACTTCAGAATCTGAAATGATGAAACCTCCACCTGGTTTTCCTGTTGATTCATCAATCATGCTCCATAAACATGAAGCTCGTTTAATCGTAGCTCTACATTCAATGGGGAAGAATTCCGGTTCTGGTTCTGGTTCTGGCTCTGGCTCTGTATCGTTCACTCAACGTATGCTTTTGGCTTTTCAAGATGGAGATGCCATTGCATTCAAAACGACTCGAGAAATAGAAGGACCTTACTGTGAATTTGTTGAGCATAAGTTCAAGAAACCAGTTGTGTTAGCAGGGCCAGTATTGCCTGAACCAGTAGAGACTACAAATACAGAGGACAATTGGTCAAAATGGCTcgaaaaatttcaagaaaagacGGTTATTTTGTGTGCATTTGGTAGTGAATGTAAGCTCAAGAGagatcaatttcaagaactgGTTTTGGGACTTGAACTTACTGGCTATCCGTTTTTCGCTGCTTTAAAACCGCCTATTGAAGCTGACACAATCGAAGAGGCATTACCGGAAGGTTTCAAAGAGAGAACACAGGGGAAAGGCATTGTTCATTCAGGATGGGCAGAGCAACAATTGATGTTATCTCATCCATCTGTTGGATGTTTTGTCACTCATTGTGGCGGGAACTCGTTATCGGAGGCTATGATTAATGAGTGTCAATTGGTTTTAGTACCAAATTTTGGTGATCAATTCATAAATTCAAGATTATTTGGTGGAGACTTGAAAGCTGGAGTGGAAGTTGagagaaatgaagaaaatggaTCCTTCACTAAGGAAGGAGTTTGTAAGGCAATCAAAATGGTAATGAATGATGAGAGTGAAGAGGGGCGTAAAATAAGGGCGAATCGCGCAAAGTGGAGAGAGTTCTTGTTGAGTAAAGGGCTTGAGGATTCTTACATTGATGGTCTTGTGCAAAAGCTACAATGTCTACTATGA
- the LOC107032037 gene encoding ras-related protein RABA1f, translating to MGTYRSEEDYDYLFKVVLIGDSGVGKSNLLSRFTKNEFSQQSKSTIGVEFATRTIHVDDKIVKAQIWDTAGQERYRAITSAYYRGAVGALLVYDITRHVTFENVARWLKELRDHTDQNIVVMLVGNKADLRHLRAVPTDDSKGFAERENTFFMETSALEALNVENAFTEVLTQIYRVVSKKALDAGDDPASLPAGQTIHIGNDVSAVKKGGCCSS from the exons ATGGGAACATATAGATCAGAGGAAGATTATGATTACTTGTTCAAGGTGGTATTAATAGGGGATTCTGGTGTTGGTAAATCGAATTTGCTATCGCGATTTACCAAAAACGAATTCAGCCAACAATCTAAGTCGACTATTGGTGTTGAATTCGCCACCCGAACCATTCATGTTGATGACAAGATTGTCAAAGCCCAGATATGGGACACTGCTGGCCAAGAAAG GTACCGGGCTATCACAAGTGCTTACTATAGAGGAGCAGTTGGTGCCTTACTTGTTTACGATATTACTCGCCATGTAACATTTGAGAATGTTGCGAGATGGCTCAAGGAGCTCAGAGATCATACAGACCAGAACATTGTTGTCATGCTGGTCGGGAACAAGGCAGATCTCCGCCACCTGCGTGCTGTTCCCACAGACGACTCAAAGGGATTTGCAGAAAGAGAGAATACCTTCTTCATGGAAACATCAGCTCTTGAGGCGCTGAATGTTGAAAACGCCTTCACAGAAGTGTTGACTCAGATTTACCGGGTGGTTAGCAAGAAGGCTCTTGATGCAGGAGACGATCCAGCATCTTTGCCTGCAGGACAAACAATCCACATTGGAAATGACGTATCTGCTGTTAAGAAAGGCGGTTGTTGTTCCAGTTGA
- the LOC107031897 gene encoding transcription elongation factor 1 homolog → MGKRKAKSKPPPKKRMDKLDTVFSCPFCSHGTSVECRIDMKNLIGEANCRICQESFSTTVTALTEPIDIYSEWIDECERVNNYEEEDVSYRS, encoded by the exons ATGGGAAAGAGGAAGGCAAAATCAAAGCCACCTCCAAAGAAGAGGATGGACAAACTTGATACTGTTTTCAGCTGTCCTTTCTGTAGCCATGGCACCAGCGTGGAATGTCGCAt TgatatgaaaaacttgattgGTGAGGCAAATTGCAGAATCTGCCAAGAGAGCTTCAGCACCACTGTCACAG CGCTAACAGAACCTATTGATAT ATATAGTGAATGGATCGATGAGTGTGAACGAGTCAACAACTACGAAGAAGAAGACGTTTCTTACAGATCCTGA
- the LOC107032036 gene encoding uncharacterized protein LOC107032036 has product MADHQKPKPTDNFSSPPSTNPPKTSGGSSNGGLSGAPHFPNPPDRTNPDAATLREQWRFAIKQYSKWYSHAWGTAILAGLSFYALGWIIKGSNPLPSFKHEESDAKNASSSSSSDDAGAVPEVKRS; this is encoded by the coding sequence ATGGCTGACCATCAAAAACCTAAACCCACCGACAATTTCTCTTCGCCGCCGTCAACAAATCCACCTAAAACCTCCGGCGGATCATCTAACGGTGGATTATCCGGCGCTCCACACTTTCCAAACCCTCCGGATCGTACGAATCCAGACGCGGCGACACTGAGAGAGCAATGGAGGTTCGCTATCAAGCAGTACAGCAAATGGTATTCCCACGCTTGGGGAACTGCAATTTTAGCTGGGCTTTCATTTTACGCCCTTGGTTGGATTATCAAAGGCTCTAATCCTTTGCCCTCTTTTAAGCACGAAGAGTCGGATGCTAAAAATGCTTCTTCGTCTTCATCTTCTGATGATGCTGGTGCTGTTCCAGAGGTTAAGAGAAGTTGA